Proteins from one Gimesia maris genomic window:
- a CDS encoding sulfatase-like hydrolase/transferase, with product MKRTQIDAQPAFRNLIFPILSLSVFLGSQGRIAAAEPVRSPNIVLIISDDQTFRDFGFMGNTEIQTPHIDRLAKQSARYVNGYLPTSVCSPSLATLLTGLYPHQSGIHYNHPPPGNSAFNKMTSRREYESTRSQAFQLIQNVDTLPRILAANGYRCLQTGKFWEGHYRNAGFTEGMTIFEPVPGQSFGGNRRLANGELAAHGNGDWGLKIGRETMQPIYDFVKDCEQKSTPWLVWYAPYLPHQPHDSPRKYFDLYRNNPRVAKNEIAYYASCSQFDETVGELVQFVEQQADPNNTLFLFVIDNGWTPGERPMKPRENFHHTKESKRSPYEDGLRSPILIRWDGHTKSATHTALVSSIDIVPTLLHAAGQGTQAAKLPGVNLLPSAQGEAALPEDRAVYGEVFPGDATALKQPEREVAHRWIRKGNLKLITSHNPNAQGKTWNNYTRGDVLFDLEDDPGETKNLINDPASAESLAELRRLLDAWWNPAKAD from the coding sequence ATGAAACGCACTCAAATTGATGCCCAGCCCGCTTTCAGGAATTTGATCTTTCCGATCCTGTCCCTCTCTGTTTTCCTCGGCAGTCAGGGGAGGATCGCCGCAGCGGAACCCGTGCGTTCTCCCAATATTGTGCTGATTATTTCAGACGATCAGACATTTCGTGATTTCGGCTTCATGGGCAACACAGAGATTCAGACGCCTCACATCGATCGGCTGGCAAAACAATCGGCCCGGTATGTGAATGGCTATCTGCCGACCAGTGTCTGCAGCCCCTCGCTGGCCACCCTGCTGACCGGCCTGTATCCGCATCAAAGCGGGATCCATTACAACCATCCGCCTCCAGGTAATAGTGCCTTCAATAAAATGACATCTCGCAGGGAATACGAGTCAACCCGCAGCCAGGCGTTTCAACTGATCCAGAACGTCGATACGCTGCCCCGCATTCTGGCGGCGAACGGTTACCGCTGTCTGCAGACGGGCAAGTTCTGGGAAGGTCATTATCGCAACGCCGGATTTACCGAAGGGATGACCATTTTCGAACCGGTGCCCGGTCAGTCGTTCGGCGGCAATCGCAGACTGGCAAATGGGGAACTGGCGGCGCACGGCAATGGAGACTGGGGATTGAAGATCGGTCGGGAAACGATGCAGCCGATTTATGACTTCGTCAAAGACTGCGAACAGAAGTCAACACCGTGGCTCGTCTGGTATGCACCTTACCTGCCTCATCAGCCTCACGATTCCCCCCGAAAATATTTTGACCTGTATCGCAATAATCCGCGCGTGGCGAAAAATGAAATCGCGTATTATGCCAGCTGTTCGCAATTCGATGAGACTGTGGGAGAACTGGTCCAGTTCGTAGAACAGCAGGCCGACCCGAACAATACGCTGTTTCTGTTTGTCATTGACAATGGCTGGACGCCGGGCGAAAGACCAATGAAGCCACGCGAAAACTTTCATCATACGAAAGAGAGTAAACGCTCTCCCTATGAAGACGGTCTGCGTTCACCCATCCTGATCCGCTGGGACGGGCACACTAAATCTGCCACGCATACAGCGCTGGTCAGCAGTATTGATATCGTGCCGACACTGCTGCATGCAGCCGGTCAGGGAACACAGGCGGCGAAACTGCCAGGCGTCAACCTGCTCCCTTCGGCGCAAGGGGAAGCCGCATTGCCAGAAGATCGCGCCGTCTATGGAGAAGTCTTTCCGGGAGATGCGACGGCATTGAAACAGCCGGAACGGGAAGTCGCACATCGCTGGATCCGCAAAGGAAATCTGAAACTGATTACTTCGCATAACCCGAATGCACAAGGGAAAACGTGGAATAATTACACCCGAGGCGATGTGCTGTTCGACCTGGAAGACGATCCAGGCGAGACGAAGAACCTGATCAACGATCCCGCTTCTGCTGAGTCACTGGCAGAACTGCGACGGTTACTGGATGCCTGGTGGAATCCTGCGAAAGCCGATTAG
- a CDS encoding LamG domain-containing protein encodes MSVRPLFLMLLIFLPVHFTLLPVQGEVNSKAEAGKSSLEFQGKGQVIIPKLRYDGDHPITLEAWAKPETRDDNYIRASVVANLQLAGVGIHYSGGHWMVHFNEGRKSNAGYASVVSDAEAEHDKPVHLAAVFDGKNVLLFVNGKKQESVNETTLKHVASPHDFMIGADPNGTGLPHQFFKGAIDEVRISKVARYSEDFEPAHRFKPDKDTLVLYHFDEGTGNVAHDESGNQYDGKIKNAAWVKQIIPEP; translated from the coding sequence ATGTCCGTTCGCCCCTTGTTTCTGATGCTTTTGATCTTCCTGCCCGTTCACTTTACTCTGTTGCCTGTTCAGGGGGAAGTTAACTCCAAAGCAGAGGCAGGCAAATCCAGTCTGGAGTTTCAAGGCAAAGGCCAGGTGATCATCCCGAAGTTGCGGTATGACGGCGATCATCCGATTACGCTGGAAGCCTGGGCCAAACCTGAGACGCGGGATGACAACTACATTCGTGCGTCCGTAGTGGCCAATCTGCAGTTGGCGGGGGTGGGCATTCATTATTCGGGCGGTCACTGGATGGTGCACTTCAATGAAGGTCGCAAGTCAAACGCCGGTTATGCCTCGGTCGTGTCTGATGCAGAGGCGGAGCATGACAAACCGGTTCATCTGGCTGCGGTTTTCGATGGCAAAAATGTCCTGCTGTTCGTCAATGGGAAAAAGCAGGAGTCGGTTAATGAAACGACCTTAAAACATGTGGCCTCACCCCATGATTTCATGATTGGTGCAGACCCGAACGGCACAGGTCTGCCTCACCAGTTTTTTAAAGGCGCGATCGACGAAGTTCGTATTTCCAAAGTCGCCCGTTATTCAGAGGACTTTGAACCAGCCCATCGCTTCAAGCCAGACAAGGACACCCTGGTACTCTATCACTTCGACGAAGGCACGGGCAATGTCGCCCACGATGAGTCCGGCAATCAATACGACGGCAAGATTAAAAATGCGGCCTGGGTGAAACAGATCATACCTGAGCCATGA
- a CDS encoding NAD(P)/FAD-dependent oxidoreductase encodes MNQTSKVLPRIVIIGGGFGGINVAKAFKNEAVEIDLIDKRNYHLFQPLLYQVATGELDPANIAAPIRKILWKQKNVHVALGEVTAIDFDKKLVCFDGGELDYDYLVIATGARQSYFGHDEYRVHAPGLKSIDDALEIRRRLYLAFEEAEWEADEEARRKILTFVVVGGGPTGVELAGAIKEVASETLPREFRNIHCDMARVILVDGGSRLVGPMPEDLSARAQQVLEKMGVEIHLNVHVTDVTEDGVKIGEETINAENVFWAAGVQGQDLAKTLDTEVDRGSRIVVGPDMSIPGHPEVFVVGDAAHATDAKTGKPVPGLAQGAIQTGRFVADIIKQELNGNAPQERPQFSYYDKGSMAMIGRGNAIAAIGKIHYGGILGWISWNILHVMFLVGFRNRFKVMLDWCWNYIWKTRRSRLITGDPKVHIKQLYSDHQPPDVKPGKKNQHETDES; translated from the coding sequence ATGAATCAGACTTCTAAGGTCCTGCCGCGAATCGTCATCATCGGAGGCGGGTTTGGCGGTATCAATGTTGCCAAAGCATTCAAAAATGAAGCGGTCGAAATCGATCTGATTGACAAGCGGAATTATCACCTGTTTCAGCCCCTGCTGTACCAGGTGGCGACGGGCGAACTGGACCCGGCAAATATCGCGGCTCCCATTCGTAAGATTCTCTGGAAGCAGAAGAATGTGCACGTCGCGTTAGGGGAAGTCACCGCGATTGACTTTGATAAAAAGCTGGTCTGCTTTGATGGCGGCGAACTCGACTACGATTACCTGGTCATCGCCACCGGTGCCCGGCAGTCGTATTTCGGTCACGATGAATATCGTGTGCATGCACCGGGATTGAAGTCGATTGATGATGCGCTGGAAATCCGCAGGCGGCTCTATCTCGCGTTTGAAGAAGCGGAATGGGAAGCCGATGAAGAAGCCCGCCGCAAGATTCTGACGTTTGTGGTTGTCGGAGGGGGACCGACGGGAGTCGAACTGGCTGGCGCCATCAAAGAAGTCGCGTCTGAAACCCTGCCCCGTGAATTTCGAAATATACACTGTGATATGGCCCGCGTGATTCTCGTTGATGGCGGTTCGCGACTGGTGGGGCCCATGCCCGAAGATTTGAGCGCCCGCGCTCAGCAGGTACTGGAAAAGATGGGGGTGGAAATCCATCTGAATGTGCACGTAACCGATGTGACCGAAGATGGCGTGAAAATCGGCGAGGAAACGATTAATGCCGAGAACGTCTTCTGGGCCGCGGGCGTACAGGGACAGGATCTGGCGAAAACACTGGACACTGAAGTCGATCGAGGCAGCCGAATCGTTGTGGGGCCGGATATGTCGATTCCCGGCCACCCCGAAGTGTTTGTGGTCGGAGACGCCGCGCATGCGACTGATGCGAAAACCGGTAAACCGGTGCCCGGTCTGGCGCAGGGCGCTATTCAGACCGGTCGTTTCGTCGCGGACATTATCAAACAGGAACTCAATGGGAACGCACCGCAAGAGCGGCCGCAGTTCAGTTATTATGACAAAGGTTCCATGGCGATGATCGGTCGTGGAAATGCGATCGCCGCGATCGGCAAAATCCATTATGGCGGCATTCTGGGCTGGATCTCCTGGAACATTCTCCACGTCATGTTCCTGGTCGGATTTCGCAATCGTTTCAAAGTCATGCTTGACTGGTGCTGGAACTACATCTGGAAAACCCGCCGCTCGCGACTGATTACCGGCGACCCCAAAGTCCACATCAAACAACTCTATTCTGATCATCAGCCCCCGGATGTCAAACCCGGCAAAAAGAATCAGCACGAAACCGACGAGTCCTGA
- a CDS encoding isochorismatase family protein, translating into MSESPHIIPRSIDLVSHQECRLVVVDVQEKLLPVIPDANQLTHRIRQLLQAARLFEIPLYCSEQYPKGLGSTVPELADLLPAPREKLRFSAAACLSWETAANTVDSRTRIVLTGIEAHICVQQTALDLLAAGYRVIIPVDAIASRNQLDWETAIRRMENSGACITTTESILFEWCEVAGTPEFKQISRLVTEKQ; encoded by the coding sequence ATGTCAGAGTCCCCGCACATAATTCCACGCAGCATCGATTTAGTGTCGCACCAGGAATGTCGGCTGGTTGTGGTTGATGTTCAGGAAAAACTTCTGCCGGTTATTCCGGATGCCAACCAGCTGACACATCGTATCCGACAACTGCTCCAGGCAGCCCGCCTGTTTGAAATCCCGCTGTACTGTTCTGAACAATATCCCAAAGGTCTGGGTTCCACTGTACCCGAGTTGGCAGATTTGCTGCCGGCTCCCCGAGAAAAACTGCGATTCAGCGCCGCCGCATGTTTAAGCTGGGAAACCGCTGCCAACACTGTCGACAGCCGCACCCGTATCGTGCTGACCGGAATTGAAGCGCACATTTGCGTGCAGCAGACGGCTCTGGATTTGTTAGCCGCCGGCTATCGCGTTATCATTCCGGTAGATGCGATCGCCAGTCGGAATCAGCTGGACTGGGAAACGGCAATCAGACGCATGGAAAACTCAGGTGCCTGCATCACAACCACCGAATCCATTCTGTTTGAATGGTGTGAGGTCGCTGGCACACCGGAATTCAAACAGATCAGTCGTCTGGTAACTGAAAAACAGTAA
- a CDS encoding HEAT repeat domain-containing protein has translation MRRVFLVSLSVLLVVSCMTSLVRAMGQESFGNQPLNALNYKDWPGIMSVINHESRVYHVWVNGNEYAYYRGDIDALNDVLQKFAATNQQQHEVVLRPGPASTKSFRQTKTIPFHWDLHLVGGIARVIAKKDQGEKIWNPYPMLSIYIDETIPLDQLKIPAGVTLLELTDLEKRFSGGLTSSDITVRGWDAGLLARLNPYSSSNMNAIAKLLDDNEVWVRLNAAGALAVFGKKATPLLPDLKSRLDTDDAALKKRLAETIKIIETAPDKSKAEKQHQETLKQISQFLKTRER, from the coding sequence ATGCGACGCGTCTTTCTGGTTTCATTGTCTGTCCTGTTGGTGGTAAGCTGTATGACTTCCCTCGTCCGGGCTATGGGGCAAGAATCGTTTGGTAATCAACCGTTAAACGCGTTGAATTACAAGGACTGGCCCGGGATTATGTCGGTCATCAATCATGAGAGCCGCGTCTATCATGTCTGGGTGAATGGAAACGAGTACGCTTATTACCGCGGCGATATTGATGCGCTGAACGATGTTTTGCAGAAATTCGCCGCCACGAATCAGCAGCAGCATGAGGTTGTCCTGCGTCCCGGCCCCGCTTCCACAAAGTCATTTCGACAGACAAAAACGATCCCCTTCCATTGGGATCTGCATCTGGTGGGCGGCATTGCTCGGGTCATCGCAAAGAAAGATCAAGGCGAAAAGATCTGGAACCCCTACCCGATGCTCAGTATCTATATCGACGAGACAATCCCGCTGGACCAACTCAAAATTCCCGCTGGTGTGACTCTGTTGGAACTGACAGATCTGGAAAAACGGTTTTCCGGGGGGCTGACCAGTTCCGATATTACCGTGCGTGGCTGGGACGCGGGGCTACTGGCGCGACTCAATCCCTACAGTTCCAGTAATATGAATGCCATTGCGAAACTGCTGGACGACAACGAAGTCTGGGTTCGACTGAATGCCGCCGGGGCGCTGGCTGTGTTTGGGAAAAAAGCGACCCCGCTGCTGCCAGACCTGAAGTCCAGGCTCGATACCGATGATGCAGCGTTGAAAAAACGTCTGGCAGAGACGATCAAAATCATTGAGACAGCACCAGACAAATCGAAGGCGGAAAAACAGCATCAGGAAACGCTTAAGCAGATCAGCCAGTTCCTGAAGACGCGGGAAAGGTAA
- a CDS encoding pyridoxal-phosphate-dependent aminotransferase family protein, producing MTIEHHIPPAIHPPRRTLMGPGPSDVAASVLAALGAPTVGHLDPYFLKVMDEVQDMLRNIFHTTNELTLAVSGTGSAGMEACVVNLLEPGDKIVVCTNGVFGGRMADVAGRIGAEVVQIHRPFGEVFSVEEVMDVLQKEKPKVLGIVHAETSTGAAQSLKEISEAVHEADALLLVDCVTSLGGMPVKIDEWNIDAAYSGTQKCLSCPPGLSPVTFSSRAVAAMDARKTKVSSWYLDMSMVRSYWGDSRAYHHTAPINMNFGLHQALRLVLEEGMENRYSRHYANHCALKAGLNAMGIEFAVAEDHQLPMLNAVKIPDGVDDAAIRGQLLKRFGIEIGGGLGPMKGKTWRIGLMGESSQSTHVLLFLAALEQCLLHAGYQLTPGAGVAAANDFYRTTITD from the coding sequence ATGACAATCGAACATCATATCCCTCCCGCCATTCATCCTCCCCGTCGTACTCTGATGGGACCGGGTCCCAGTGATGTCGCCGCCAGTGTGCTGGCTGCGCTGGGAGCACCAACCGTGGGACACCTCGACCCCTATTTTCTGAAGGTGATGGATGAAGTTCAGGACATGCTGCGGAATATTTTTCATACCACCAATGAACTCACACTCGCTGTGAGCGGCACAGGGAGTGCCGGTATGGAAGCCTGTGTGGTCAATCTGCTGGAACCGGGTGACAAAATCGTTGTCTGTACGAATGGCGTGTTTGGTGGCCGGATGGCCGATGTGGCAGGTCGGATTGGTGCGGAAGTCGTACAGATTCATCGTCCGTTTGGTGAAGTCTTCTCTGTTGAAGAAGTAATGGATGTCCTGCAGAAAGAGAAACCCAAAGTTCTGGGCATCGTACACGCGGAAACATCCACGGGTGCTGCCCAGTCACTCAAAGAGATTTCAGAAGCAGTTCACGAAGCAGATGCACTGCTGCTTGTCGACTGTGTCACGTCGCTCGGCGGAATGCCGGTTAAAATTGATGAATGGAATATCGACGCCGCCTACAGCGGGACGCAAAAATGCCTGAGTTGTCCTCCCGGGCTGTCTCCCGTGACCTTCAGTTCCCGGGCTGTCGCCGCCATGGATGCACGAAAAACCAAGGTTTCCAGCTGGTATCTGGACATGTCGATGGTCCGTTCCTACTGGGGCGATTCACGCGCCTATCACCATACTGCACCGATTAACATGAATTTCGGCCTGCATCAGGCACTACGCCTGGTCCTCGAAGAGGGGATGGAAAACCGCTATTCGCGTCATTACGCCAACCATTGTGCCCTCAAAGCGGGCCTGAACGCGATGGGAATTGAATTTGCGGTTGCGGAAGACCACCAGCTCCCCATGTTAAACGCCGTGAAAATCCCGGATGGCGTGGACGACGCTGCAATCCGCGGTCAGTTACTGAAACGGTTCGGCATTGAAATTGGTGGCGGACTGGGACCTATGAAAGGCAAAACCTGGCGTATTGGCCTGATGGGAGAAAGCAGTCAGAGCACCCATGTGCTGCTGTTCCTGGCGGCCCTGGAACAGTGCCTGCTGCATGCTGGCTACCAGCTCACTCCTGGCGCCGGTGTCGCTGCTGCAAATGATTTTTACCGCACAACGATTACAGACTGA
- a CDS encoding oxidoreductase, with protein MQTVLITGASAGFGKLVAEKLLAKGYTVYAAARRVEKMRDLESLGAHIMHMDVTDTESVNAGVAKVIEEQQRIDVLFNNAGYGSYGTIEDVPLEEIQRQYDVNVFGMGRLVQAVLPQMRKQGSGRIINTASVVGHVSTAVLGWYASTKHAVEAFSDALRMEVKGLGIDVVVIEPGAVKTEFDEVAFATLDSLDHAEDYKPLVAAFRKFTGDLYSKSPGPESTANAVIKAIEAKKPKTRYATTLDAKLLPRVKRLFSDKLFDKIVLSQMK; from the coding sequence ATGCAAACGGTATTAATCACAGGAGCGTCCGCCGGATTCGGAAAGCTGGTAGCGGAAAAATTGCTGGCCAAAGGATACACCGTCTATGCCGCCGCCCGTCGGGTCGAGAAGATGCGCGACCTGGAATCCCTGGGCGCGCATATCATGCATATGGATGTGACGGATACCGAATCGGTCAACGCAGGTGTCGCGAAGGTGATCGAAGAACAGCAGCGCATTGACGTGCTGTTCAACAACGCGGGCTACGGTTCGTATGGCACGATTGAAGATGTGCCCCTGGAGGAGATTCAGCGTCAATACGATGTCAACGTGTTCGGCATGGGCCGACTCGTACAGGCCGTGCTGCCGCAGATGCGGAAACAGGGCTCCGGACGAATCATCAACACCGCGTCGGTCGTCGGCCATGTCTCGACCGCGGTACTGGGCTGGTATGCATCGACGAAGCACGCAGTCGAAGCGTTCTCCGATGCGCTGCGGATGGAAGTCAAAGGGCTGGGTATTGATGTTGTCGTGATCGAGCCGGGGGCCGTCAAAACCGAATTTGACGAAGTCGCGTTCGCTACGCTGGACAGCCTGGACCATGCGGAAGATTACAAACCACTGGTCGCCGCCTTTCGCAAATTCACCGGCGATCTTTACTCAAAAAGTCCGGGGCCGGAGAGTACTGCGAACGCGGTGATCAAAGCCATCGAAGCGAAGAAGCCCAAAACCCGGTACGCGACCACCCTGGATGCCAAACTGCTCCCCCGGGTCAAACGACTCTTCAGCGATAAACTGTTTGATAAGATTGTCCTGAGCCAGATGAAGTAG